CCTGAGCCTGGCGCTTAGGGAAGAGCAGGAATCGtggttctcacagttctggggccTGGGCAGTCCACGTCGAGGGCCCCGCGTCTGGCCACCCGCATCGTCTctcagcagaggggagggggccaAGCATCCTTCCATGCGGAACCTGCCCGGTGCTGACCGACACCGCCAGCGCACGGGCTCATCGCCTCTTGTCGCCTCTGACGCGTGAACCTTGGGAGCCGTTGAAAACAGTGCACCGGCCAGGAGGAGGGACTGGCCGACGGAGGCCAGGCCTCTCTGGTCCCAGAGGAAGCGGGAGCCCGCCGAGGGCGGAGGATCGTGCCGGAAGAGACGCTGCGGGCACGCCGCGGGCAGAGGAAGGCGGGCGAAGGAGCTGGACTGGTTCCAGGGCAGGCTGAGgggcctgggcagcctgggccgCCTGCCCGTGGCCTTTCCCACCGGTGGTCGTAGGTGGCCTGTTCTCAGGGTGGGCACCGCCCACAGCGCCCAGCTCCTGTGAGAGGCGCACCCAGCCATGGACACCCTGCCGCGCTGCCCCTCAGGGCCAGGTCTGACCTgacctccctgccctccctgcgCTTGGGCAGTGGAGTGACGcctgcccccccccagcccagaTGCCCGTCCAGCCGCCCGGCAAAGACCCGGAAGAGATGGAAGCGGAGGGCGACTCGGCTGCCGAGATGaacggggaggaggaagagagcgagGAGGAGCGGAGCGGCAGCCAGACCGAGTCGGAGGAGGAGAGCTCAGGTGAGGCGCAAGTGCGCGGGCCTGCGCgggccagagccagccctgagcCAGCCCTGACCCGCCTCTCGTCCCAGAGATGGACGACGAAGACTACGAGCGGCGCCGCAGCGAGTGCGTCAGCGAGATGCTGGACCTGGAGAAGCAGTTCTCGCAGCTGAAGGACAAGTGAGGGGGCGGGAGCCCGCGGGGTTTGTGGGCTGTGGGGCCGGGGGtctgtggggcgggggggggggggagcctgtGGGGTCTgtggggccaggggcggggccagggagcCTGGGGGGGGGAGCGGGGTGGTGTCtgtggggccagggtgggggcggggagcccgTGGGGGTctgtggggcggggggagcctgTAGGGCCAGGGTtcctgcagggggtgggggtctgtgggctgtggggccagggatgggggcggggagcctgcggggggtgggggtctgtgggctgtggggccagggatgggggcggggagccTGTGGGGTCGGTGGGGCCGGGGAGCTTGCGGGGTCTGGGGGGGCGTCCCGTGTTTGCCCAGGTGCGGTGGGTGAGCAGAGGCTGCCCGGCGCCCTTTTCCACTTCCCAGGTTGTTCAGGGAGCGGCTGACTCAGCTGCGCCTGCGGCTGGAGGAAGTGGGGGCTGAGACGGCCCCCGAGTACATGGAGCCCCTCGGGGGGCTGCAGCGGAGCCTGAAGATCCGCATTCAGGTGGCAGGTGTGTGGCCGCCCTgcgccccgcggccccgccccgttCTGGCCTCCGGGGCTCCCAGGCAAGGCCCCTCTCCCCTCCGCAGGCATCTACAAGGGTTTCTGTCTGGACGTGATCAGGAACAAGTACGAGTGTGAGCTGCAGGGTGCCAGACAGCACCTGGAGGtgaggccggggccggggggggggaggggcaggctggccGGACCGAGGGGCgcggcctgccccccccccccactcagcCCCGTTGCCTTTACAGAGCGAGAAGCTGCTGCTCTACGACACGCTGCACGGGGAGCTGCAGGAGCGGATCCAGAGGCTGGAGGAGGACCGCCAGAGCCTGGACCTCAGCTCCGGTGAGGgccccccccagccctgggccccaccccccgGGCCTTGGCAGCCCTTACTGTGCAGGGTGGAGTCCACGCCGACGTCCTGGGGTCCCTGTGAGGACAGCGTGAGAccgggcctggaaaagcaaagccagtgcctggcacacagcgggGACTTGGGGAGCCGTGGTCCCCTTGCCGTGCCGTCCGTGCCCCTTTCGAGACCAGGGGTGAGCTGTCTGGCAGGCCCACGTGTACGGTGGCCACCCTCTCCGTGTGCGGTCACTGCCCCACTGTCTACGGAGCGGATGGGTCCGAGGCTCACAGAAGTGCGGTGGCCCCTGTCCGTTGCTTGCCCACTCAGGAATTCAGGAcctcagcagccctggggggcttctggcCCCCAAGCCCGGGGTCCTGTCCCCACCCTGGGtgctgagggaggaggggaggtccAGCCGGCCGGTGTCCAGGGCGAAGGGTGTGTGTGGGAGTGGCCTGTGGGGTCCTGACTTGGGTCTGGGGGCACAGAGTGGTGGGATGACAAACTCCACGCCAGAGGCAGCGCGAAGACCTGGGACGCGGTGCCACCCAGCAAGAGGAAGAAGGCACCTCTGGTTTCCGGTATCCTTCTACGCACGGGGGCCCGAGCCGGGGCAGGTGTCAGGGtcagccccagagctgggagtgggCGGGTGGAGGGGACATAGACCCGGCCACCGTTGCTCGGTGCCCTGACTGCCATGGTGAGGCCAAGCCAGCTGTCCGCACCCAGTGAGCTGCACAGCATCTGCGGTGAGGCCCCGCCTTCGAGGTCTCCCTGGCTCTCCCGGATGCTCGCGGTGTTGGTCTGCGGCCACCGGCGGGGAGAGGGATCCGGAAGGCAGTGACTCGGGGGGTAGggcggagggggtgggggcgtggAGACGCCGGGTGGGGAGCTGTGGTTTTGGTGGGGGAGGGCCCTGGGAGCGGCTGGGCTCAGCCAGCCGGTCTGGAGGAAGGTGAGGGCGAGGAGGGTAGGGGTGGTGCCTGGTGCCCTCCGTGGACTTGGTGACCCAGGCCCCgagtccccctccccaccacgggGGACCAGGGGACTCCGAGGTGGGAGGCGGCGCCTGGGAGCTGCACGTGCACACTGTGCACCGTCTCTGCTGGACACTGGGTGTGGGGCGGGGATGGCCGGTCCTGCTTCCTTGACCGCTGCCGCAGGCCCCTACATCGTGTACATGCTGCAGGAGGTCGACATCCTGGAGGACTGGACGGCCATCAAGAAGGTGGGTGCCTGGCCGCTGCCTCCCACCGGCTGGCTCCTGCTCCAGGCCgcctgggggaagggggagggtgggaaggaaggtgGGAAGCTGGCTGGGCAGATCCGGGCCCCGGAAGAGCCCTGTGCCACCCACCCTGGGCCAGGCTCTGGTGTGGCCACTCCCACCCCGGCGTGGAGGGCCAGCGTTCTCAGGGCTGTGCTCACCCACACAGGCGCGGGCAGCTGTGTCCCCTCAGAAGAGGAAAGCAGATGGTAAGTATGGGGgggtctgcctcctcctctcccatcccctgtGTGCCCCAGGGAGAGGTGGGGCGgtggcagagccagcagccttACTAGGTTGGAGGGGTTTGTGGGGTCTCGGGGAGCTCTGGGTTTGGGGAGCCGGGGCTGACCAGGGAGGGCTGTGGGGGCGGGCAGTgccctctgctcctctctccgTTCGGCTGCCTCTGACCAGCGATGATTTTCCCTCCCACTTCCCCAGGGCCGtgaccctgctgcccccagccagggGGTCCCcggagcagctggcactgaaCGCAGGCCTCGCGTATTCTTGCTGTggccagacagacagacaagcccCCCGGGTGGCCGCAGCACCGCCAGGTCGTCCCCCTCAGCCTGCACTGGTCTGCCTCCCTGCACCTCGGGGCCTGCACAGCTGTGGCCCGAGAGCTGACCAGCCAGGCAAGACTGTCACCTCCGCCCCTGGCCAGCGCCCCTCACCACGAAGAAGGACCTTGACTTAAGCCAAAGCAGCATCCTGCCCGCCCCTCGGGCCCTGGCTCTCCACAGCCTCTGGGCCACGGCAGCGGGCCCCACTGTGCGGGAACTCTGAGCCAGGTGTCCTGTGCGCCCACCTGGCCGGAGCTGGAGGTCAGACACCAGGCTCCCTGGTTCTCAGGTGGTTCTTGGTGTTTGCCTCCCCCTCGCCAGGACTGGAATTAAAACCTCTCCTAGGGCTctggtgtgtcctgtgtgtgtctgaTGGACCTGGGGAGAGATCCGGCGTCCGCGGGCAGTGCCCCAGGCAGGCAGACCCCGCGCTGGTGCCTTCCCTCActgcccagcaggggctggggtgcgggctggggaaggggccggCACAGCGTGTGGAGCACTCGGcgtggcctgggccctgggctctgggtcGTGTTTGCACCTGCCCTGCTGCTCAGCAGATGGGCAAGGCAGGCTGGCAGGGCCTGTGCGTGGGAGGCAGCCAGCAGCAGCGCCATGCGCTGCCGACCTCACAGCCACACTCCCCCTGCTTAGCGCGTGTCGGAACCACCCCCAGAACCCCAGTTAAGCAAAGGGGTTGGTTTCCATGGAGACACGGCATCTTTTCTCCATGGCAACCTGAAATCCCCCAACCCAGGTTGGGCCCAGGAGTGAGTCATCTGTGACCAGCAGGGGGTGCTCTCGCAACAGCTGACCACGGAGAGGTGGCCGGCTGAGCAACTGACCACGAGCAGGACGAAGGTGCCCCAAAGGCGGGGCTTGTGGGGGCTGAGTCGGCCCCACTTAACCCCCTCCTGCCCACCCGCGTGCTATAAGGAGACCAGCACGGCTGCTGGATTCACCGTGTGGAGGTGGTGCCCCCCACAGCTGGGGCCCTAGGAGTGGCGCTGGTGTGGAGGGGGATCCCTGCCCCTTGAGCGGAGTCCAGAAGCCAGAGGAAGCGGGCACCGGCCAGCAGAGTGGACACACAAGAGTTAACTGGCGGGGTGTGCCAGGGCGCACCGCCCTCAGGAAGTGTTACTCACCGCTGGGAATGTGTGCGCCTGTGCCTGGGGGCTGGATTCTCTTCCTGAGTCCCAGGAGAAGCCGGGGAAGGAGCTCCCAGCCATGGAAGCCCTGGGGGCGCCCAAGGCAGCCCCTCTCGGAGCCCCCAGCCTGTCCAGCTGCCCTCCTGGCCACCAGGAGAGAGAAAAGTTAGTGCTGAAGTTGGAAGGGCggccaggtggggcagggagggacggaggaggtggggggaaggaACAGGCAAGGGTCccaccctccccccttccccctcccccatagaCACCCACTCAAGTCCAGGTGCTcacccccaggcccacccaggaCCCGCTGTACGACGTGCCCGATGCCGGCGGGGGACAGGCAGGTGGACCCCAGCAGCCGGGGCGCACCGTGAGCCTGCGGGAGCGCCTGCTGCTCACCCGGCCCGTGTGGCTGCAGCTGCGGGCCAACGCCGCGGCCGCCCTGCACGTGCTGAGGACTGAGCCCCCCGGGGTGAGTCCCACCCACCCCTGGCGgtcaggagaggagaggggctgcACGCAGGTCCTGAGCCTCCCGCGCCCATCCACTCGCAGGCGTTCCTTGTGCGGAAGTCTAACACCCaccagtgccaggccctgtgcgtGCGGCTGCCCGAGGCCAGCGGCCCCTCCTTCGTGTCCAGCCACTACATCCAGGAGCGCCCAGGCGGTGAGAGGCGGGGCCTGCCGGGCTGCGAGCCAGTGGGGAGGGGGTGTCCCCAGAGGTCGGCCTCACCTCCCAGCTCTCTCGCAGGCGTCTCCTTGGAGGGCTCGGAGCTCGTGTTCCCGGACCTGGTCCAGCTCATCTGTGCCTACTGCCGGGCCCGGTGAGTTGGCcgccctggggccctgccccccgccccccacgccaGGCTGGCCCGGCTGTGCCGCCCCTGACGGTCTGCTCCCTCCTCTGGCTTCAGAGACATCCTTCTCCTCCCGCTGCGGCTCCCCAGAGCCATCCACCAGGCGGCCACCCACAAGGAGCTGGAAGCCATTTCCCACCTGGGCATGGGTAAGGGCCCTGCTGGCTGCCTAGCTGGACCCGCCAAGGCCAAGCGGGGAGGGAGGTGCGCGGGCACCCAGCCCGGAGCCTGAGCCTCTGCTCTCCCTAGAGTTCTGGAGCTCCTCCCTCAACACCAAGGCGCAGCAGGGGCCGCCCGACGGCCCCCGGCTGCCCCGGCTGAAGGCCCGCTCCCCTCAAGAGCTGGACCAGGGCACCGGGGCCGCCCTGTGCTTCTTCAACCCTCTGTTCCCGGGGGACCTGGGCCCCACCAAGCGGGAGAAATTCAAGAGGAGCTTCAAAGTGCGCGTGTCCACCGAGACCTCCAGCCCGCTGTCCCCGCCGGCCGTGCCGCCTCCGCCGGTGCCGGAGCTGCCGGCGGCGACAGCGGCCAGCCAGGCCGAGAGGGTGCCCCCTCGCCAGCTGCTGCGGAGGGAGAGCTCCACGGGCTACCGCGTGCCCGGGGGTACTGGCCCCGGCGTCccccccctgccctccctccaggaGGTGGACTGCGGCTCCCCCAGCAGCTCCGAGGAGGAAGGGGCGCCCGAGTCCCGGGAGAGCCCAGCGACCTCGCCCCAGCTGGGCCGCCGGCGACCTCTGCTCCGCTCCATGAGTGCCGCCTTCTGCTCCCTGCTGGCGCCCGAGCGGCAGGTGGGCCGGGCGGCCAGGGCGCTCACGCGGGACAGGCACACGGCCGTGGGCCAGCTGGTGCAGGACCTTCTGACCCAGGTGCGGGCCGGGCCCGAGCCGCAGGAACTGCAGGGCGTCCGCCAGGCTCTGAGCCGGGCCAGGGCCATGCTGAGCGCCGAGCTGGGCCCCGAGAAGCTGCTGCCGCCCGAGAGGCTGGGTgaggccctggctggggctgggtgcttTGCCCTTCCCGGGCTGTGTCCGCCCCTGCACCGTGCGCGCCTGCTGCGCTGCAAACCCGCCCCGCCTCGCCTCTGTCCTGCCGGTCTCCCTCAcctccttgccccccccccccctgcagaGCAGGTCCTGGAGAAGTCGCTGCACCGCTCCGTGCTCAAACCCCTCCGGCCTGTCCTGGCagcccgcctgcggcgccggctctcCGCAGATGGCTCCCTGGGCCGCCTGGCTGAGGGCCTCCGCCTGGCCCGAGCCCAGGGCCCCGGGGCCTTCGGGTCTCACCTGAGCCTGCCGTCCGCCGTGGAGACAGAGCAGGTGCGCCAGAAGCTGTTGCAGCTGCTCCGCACCTACTCCCCCAGCGCCCAGGTGCAGCGGCTGCTGCAGGCCTGCAAGCTGCTGTACGTGGCCCTGAGGACGCACGCgggtgagccccccccccccgtgacccAGCATGCGTGACGGAGCGATCAGCCCTCCCGTCTCACAGATGGCAAAACTGAGACCAGAGCGAGGTGCGGCCCCCTCTCTGTAGCCCCTCAACACGGTCGCTACAGCTATGGCACcgcgcagggctgggcaggcagaggacAGGTCACGGCCCCGAGGATTGGTCTGTGCTGCTGGGCTGCCCCGGGGGGGCCTGAAGCCTCCGCCTCCCCCGTCCCCGCAGGCGAGGGCGCCGGCGCTGACGAGTTCCTACCTCTGCTGAGCTTCGTCTTGGCCCAGTGCGACCTTCCCGAGCTGCTGCTGGAGGCCGAGTACATGTCGGAGCTGCTGGAGCCGGCCCTGCTCACGGGCGAGGGTgagggaccccccccccagcacacctGCCAGccgggagggcggggctgggagcccGAGTGAGTGCAGGCAGGTGCTTGccctgggtccctgggtcccCGTGTCTGGAGGGAGTGCAGCCCGCCCCCTTGTGCCCCAGGCGGCTACTACCTGACCAGCCTGTcggccagcctggccctgctgggcaGCCTGAGCCAGGCCCACGCCCTGCCCCGGAGCCCCTCGCAGGAGCTGCAGCGTTCCCTCAGCCTCTGGGAACAGCGCcgcctgcctgccacccacagcctCCAGGTAACAGGCCCTCTGCGCCGTCCACCCCAGACTGGCCCGGCCCTGagcgtggcgggggtggggggcagttggCGCTGGTGTCACTGTGCAGTAGCAGCAGCGCCCTTGGAAAATAGCAAGGCCAGCCCAGCCGAGCCAGGGTTTCCCACCTGCCTGGCTCTAGGGTGGCCTCCAGAAACCCCAAAGGAGGGCCATGGTTCTCCCCATTgtacaggtggggaaactgaggctggacaCAGCAAGGGAAAGGACAGAGGAGGCCGGCGCGGGCCCTAAGCCCGCCGGGGCTGTGCCTCTCCCGGCCCAGGCTTCAGCCCCTGCTCCCCTcgccctcccatctcccctctGGGTTCCGGCTCGGGGGCCTCGAGCTTGGGCCCTTTACTGAACCCCTGTGTGCCCCAGTTTTCTCCTCTACAGAATGGGGTAGCAGCAGCCACCTCCTGGGGGTGATACGGGGGCCAATGTGGGCGTCTCATTAGGCTTGTGGGGTGCCCGCTGCTCTGGCCTTGCAGCTGTGGCCCGCCCGCCCGGCcacacccctccccgccccagagccccagggagTGCCCACAGCTGCTCCCAACTGGTCCTGCCGTGGGCCGGCGCCCCTGCCCCATGCCGGCACCCCTGCCCCATGCCGGCGTGCCAGTGATGTAAAGACGCACGCGTGGCAGGCAGGCTGAGCGCTTGCTTGGGCTTCTCCTCCCCACAGCACCTTCTCCGAGTCGCCTACCAGGACCCCAGCACTGGGTGCACGTCCAAGACCCTGGCCGTGCCCCCGGAAGCCTCCGTCGCCACCCTCAGCCAGCTCTGTGCCACCAAATTCCGAGTGGCCCAGCCCGACTCCTTCGGCCTCTTCCTGTACAGGGAGCAGGGCTACCACCGCCTGCCCCCTGGAGCCTTGGCCCGTGGGCTGCCCGCCGCCGGCTACCTCGTCTACCGCCAGGCAGAGTGGCCTGAATCCCAGGGGGCTGCCGCCCCTGAGCAGGGCAATGGGGGTCCGGGGGGTGGGGACACAGAGGACAAAGCCAGCCCCGGAGACGCTGGGGGAGAGCGTGAGAGCAGTGCCGAGCAGGCTGAGGCTCGGGCCGCCGGAGGCCCCGGGCGGCCaggggagccagaggcagagggtaACCAGCTGGCCGAGGAGTAGCTGGAAGCCGGGGAGTACCCAAAAGCTGAGGGGCAGTTGGAAGTGGCCAGAGGATCACCTGAGGCAGGGGCTCCAAGCCTTCCGGGAAGGCCTTTCAGAGCCGTCAGCGCCACAGCCTCCttgggcacccccaccccagccctctggcGGGCCTGCACCCCCTGTCTGATCTCTCCACGACCCCACCTAGCGGGAGCGGGGGCCGGCCGCAGCTGAGGGGCTGGAGCGACGTGAGGGGGACTGGGGTCCTTGCCCCATGTCCTCCCACCAGGCAGCATGCAGGGGTGAGTGCCCAGCTGGTGGCAGCTGGCAGAGACGGGTCTGGCAGCATCCCTCACCGGCTGCAGGATGTGAGGGCCCTCAAGGCCCTGCGAGGCCTGGACCAGACGTGCCCTTCGCCACCAGTGTTCGGGAGGATCTGCTACAGAGCAGAGCTAAGGTTAGGAGGAGAGGGCGGGAAGAGGCCGGGTCAGCAGcccccacctgctgtctccccggAGTCTGTGCCCACGGCTGCGCGCCGACT
This window of the Lepus europaeus isolate LE1 chromosome 7, mLepTim1.pri, whole genome shotgun sequence genome carries:
- the BRMS1 gene encoding breast cancer metastasis-suppressor 1 codes for the protein MPVQPPGKDPEEMEAEGDSAAEMNGEEEESEEERSGSQTESEEESSEMDDEDYERRRSECVSEMLDLEKQFSQLKDKLFRERLTQLRLRLEEVGAETAPEYMEPLGGLQRSLKIRIQVAGIYKGFCLDVIRNKYECELQGARQHLESEKLLLYDTLHGELQERIQRLEEDRQSLDLSSEWWDDKLHARGSAKTWDAVPPSKRKKAPLVSGPYIVYMLQEVDILEDWTAIKKARAAVSPQKRKADGP
- the RIN1 gene encoding ras and Rab interactor 1 produces the protein MEALGAPKAAPLGAPSLSSCPPGHQEREKPTQDPLYDVPDAGGGQAGGPQQPGRTVSLRERLLLTRPVWLQLRANAAAALHVLRTEPPGAFLVRKSNTHQCQALCVRLPEASGPSFVSSHYIQERPGGVSLEGSELVFPDLVQLICAYCRARDILLLPLRLPRAIHQAATHKELEAISHLGMEFWSSSLNTKAQQGPPDGPRLPRLKARSPQELDQGTGAALCFFNPLFPGDLGPTKREKFKRSFKVRVSTETSSPLSPPAVPPPPVPELPAATAASQAERVPPRQLLRRESSTGYRVPGGTGPGVPPLPSLQEVDCGSPSSSEEEGAPESRESPATSPQLGRRRPLLRSMSAAFCSLLAPERQVGRAARALTRDRHTAVGQLVQDLLTQVRAGPEPQELQGVRQALSRARAMLSAELGPEKLLPPERLEQVLEKSLHRSVLKPLRPVLAARLRRRLSADGSLGRLAEGLRLARAQGPGAFGSHLSLPSAVETEQVRQKLLQLLRTYSPSAQVQRLLQACKLLYVALRTHAGEGAGADEFLPLLSFVLAQCDLPELLLEAEYMSELLEPALLTGEGGYYLTSLSASLALLGSLSQAHALPRSPSQELQRSLSLWEQRRLPATHSLQHLLRVAYQDPSTGCTSKTLAVPPEASVATLSQLCATKFRVAQPDSFGLFLYREQGYHRLPPGALARGLPAAGYLVYRQAEWPESQGAAAPEQGNGGPGGGDTEDKASPGDAGGERESSAEQAEARAAGGPGRPGEPEAEGNQLAEE